Genomic DNA from Flavobacterium sp. N502540:
TGTAACCTCTAATTTTTACCTGATCATCTTTTCTTCCCAAAAACTCAATATTTCCATCAGATAACCAACATCCCAAATCTCCGGTATCGTACATCAGATCACCTGTAGAAAAAGGATTGTCAATAAATTTCTCCGCTGTAAGTTTGTTTTTGTTTAAATACCCTTGCGCCAGTCCGACTCCCGCAACAAAAATCTTCCCTGTCACCCCTATTGGAACAAGTTTAAAATCCTCATCCAGTATGTACAGGCTCGTATTTGAAATTGGTTTTCCTATAGGAATTATTGTACTATAGGCATTCAGAACGGTCACTTTATAAATTGATACACATACGGCACATTCAGTAGGTCCGTATGCATTATAATAATCGATTCCTGCTCGTATAACAGCCAATGCTTTACTTGGATTTGCAGACTCTCCGGCTGTAATAATACAACGTAGGCCTGAAATATCATTTTCATCTAATAGCGCTAAATAGCTTGGAGGAAAAGTAACAACAGTCGCCTTTGTTTTTTTTAAAAAACCTATAAACTTGTACTTATCTTTTATGATTTCGTCTGTCGGAATACACAAAGCCGCACCACTATACAAACACATCATAATCTCAGAAATAGAAGCATCAAAAGCTACAGAAGCGAACCAAACCACTTTATCACTCTCCGAAATATTAAACTTTCGAATCTGATCTAAAGACATATTTACATTACTTGTATGCTTAATCGCTACACCTTTAGGCTGACCTGTCGAACCGGAAGTATAAATAATGTAAGCTAAATCTTCAGCCGAAATCTTTGTATTGATATTATCTGCAATAATACCTTCAAAATTTATCGAGTTTAAATCTATCGTATTGCAATTATCTATAGTGAATGAATTATCGGAGATTACTATTTTTAATCCGCTGTCTTTGATTAAATAATCTATTCTTTCTTGTGGGTAATTAATATCAATTGGCATATAAACAGCACCCAATTTTAATATCGCCAGTAATGAAACAACACTAGAATCGGCTTTAGGTAAAAAAACACCAACTATATCGCCTTTACCAACAAATTGATTCGAAGAAAGATAATGGGCCAATTGATTAGCCTTTTTATTAATATCAGAATAAGTTAATACCGAATTTTCAAATAGGACAGCAATATTATCAGGCGTTTTTACTACTTGTTCTTCAAATAAATCAACTATTGTCTTATTTTGTGGGTATGAAACATCAGTATTGTTGAAAGAAACCAGCAGCTGCTGTTTATCCTCTTCTGTTAAGAGTGGATACTCACTCAAATCGCAGGATAAGCAGGACTCTAAATTGACAATGAAATAAGTAAAATGCTGAATCAGATAATCAATAATTTCCTTTTTTACAAAACCATCAAGATATCGGAATTGAAACTCGATAGTCTCACCTTCGCTCATTGCGACATTTAACAAAATGCCCCTACAATCTAGATTATTTTGAGAATTGATGTTGATTCCGAAATTAGAAAAAGCTGCTAAATCAATACCACTATCACTATCGGTCCTATTCTTATAATAATCAGCAGAATGGTTTAAACTTTCTAAAATCTCAACTTTAGCCTTTTGAAGAAACTCCTTAAAAATCAGTTTTAAATCAACTGAAAGAGAAAGAAGTAAAGCGTTTTCCTGATTTTCAAACTTAGAAACGACATAACCATCATAATCAGCTATCAATCTTTTTAGTAAAAAAGAATAGATTGCTGTTAATACGGTATGTTGAGCCAGCAAATTATTATTGGTTAGCTGATTAAAGTAAAAAAGATCTGTTTTAGCTACAGTTTTTGTTACTAAAACTTCTTTTTGATTGATCGTCTTTGCACTTTTATCCCTGTTTAATACTTTCTTTTTCCAATATTTTGAAACAATATGAAAATTATATTCTCCTGCTGTACTCATAAATTTAATCCTCTACCCTTTTCTTTAATCTCTGAAAGACTGGCGATGGCTTTCAGCTTTTATATTCTTAAAATTTAATTCCTAATTTTTTTGAAAACAGTAAGACAAATTTCCCTGCAATTATTAAGACTTTAGATGATAAAATTATCAACTCGGCCAAAAATATGTTATACCTGCAGCTAATCACAAATACTTACAACCTACATTTATAAATCTCGATCGTGTTTTTATAAAAACCGTCAAATCAAAAAAACCAAACAACTGATATTCAACACTATAAAAACAAGTCTGTTTGGATTTTTTTTTAAGAATTATCCTAAAATAATTTTTCTAAAAAGAATAAAAAACTCTATTTTTGACCAAATAATATTAATTTTTATTTGCCAAATCATAATATGTCCAAAACTGAAATAAGATTTAGTCTCTTTTCTTCTTATGTTTTTAGAATACCTGCTTTTCCAGTTATCTTGTATCAAAACCTTACAAATGGATCTACTATAACTGATGAACAGATTAAAGAATTGGCAAAAAATAATACGATAAAAGAATCTTTATTTCTAGCATCGCCAGAATTATATAATGAAGTACAGAAGTGGATCTCATTAGAAAATTATTCTCCTGAGAAAGCTCATAAAATCAAAATTTCTTTATTAAAATATTTCATCAGAATGTCAACCAGATGTACACCGTTTGGTCTATTCTCAGCTTGTGGTTCAGGTAAATTTGGTAACAAGACACAAATCAATATCAATACTGCTTCCTCATTTTATAGGAAGACTCGTTTTGATATGCAATTTGTAGGTAATCTAGCAAATACATTGCAAGCCATTCCGTTAGTAAGGGATGAACTGTTGTTTTATCCTAATACCACTATCTATAAATTAGGAAATTTTTACAGATATATTCAATATACTTTAAATAAAAGCGGCAGAAAATACTCACTGGAAGCATTAAAACGCACGGAATATTTAGATCTGATACTGGAAAAGTCACTTTTAGGAATTTCTAAAAGTGATCTCATTAATTTTTTACTATCGGATGAAATAACAGAAACCGAAGCCACCTTTTTTATTGACGAATTAATAAATCATCAAATACTCGTTTCTGAATTAGAAATGACACTTACTGGTGATGACTTTTTCGACAAATTAGTTAACTTAAATGATCTGATAGGAAACGCTTACAAAACTAACTTAGTCGAAATAGAGAAAAAAAATGGACCCCTTAAAAACTCACTAAAAGACAGTTCATCACTAAATTTGAAGGCTCTTTCAGAAAAACTACAAAATATCAATGGGCATCAGAATGAACCACTTTCGAACTATGAAAAAATTGTAGAAGAGCTAAAAGAAAATGACCTTTCTTTTAATGAAAAACATCTCTTTCAAACCGATTTATTTATAGAATCAAATAATTTCACATTAGATGTTAACTATAAAAAAGAATTGCTTCATGCCATAAAATTTTTAAATAAAATTTCGTCTATAACTCCATCCAAAAAACTACAAAACTTTAAAAAAGATTTTATAAAGCGTTATGATTTAGAAGCCATACCGTTAGTTGAAGCACTTGATTTTGAGACCGGTATTGGTTATGGATCTGATAATAAAAATTTTGATGTAACACCTATATTAGACGAATTAGCCTTAAACCATAAATTAAAAACTGAAAATCAAATCATTCTTGATGAAGTTGAAAACATATTTCATTCTAAATTTAAAAATGCCATCCTAAAGAGTCAGAAAAGCATTGAATTAAATCATAATGACTTTAAAGCTATTGATTTTTCAAATCAAAATCTGTCCAGTACTTTTTCTTGCTTATTTGAAATCGTAACAGAAAATGAAGAAGAATGGATTGTAATTCAGAATATAGGAGGATCCAGCGCAGCAAATTTATTTTCGAGATTTTGTTACGGAAATAACGAAATCAATACTTTGGCAAATGAAATTACAAACTACGAATCTAAAAGCTTTGATGGGAAAATTGTTGCCGAAATTGTCCATTTGCCAGAAGCCAGAACCGGAAATGTTCTAAAAAGACCTGCGTTCAGAATGCATGAAATTCCGTATTTAAGCAAATCTGATTTAGACTCTTCACAACAAATACCAATTACCGATATAATTATAAAGATAAGTTCAAATCGAATTGTATTGTGGAGCCAGGAAAAACAAAAGGAAATTATTCCCAAGCTAACTAATGCTCATAATTTCTCTCACCAGGCTTTACCAATTTATGAATTTTTATGTGACATGCAATTTGAAAACACTAAGGGATCATTAGGAATTAAAACGGCTAATCTGGAGAAATTATTTGATTTTACTCCAAGAGTATTTTTGGGTAAATGTATTATTCTGAAAGCAAAATGGATATTTTCACAAGAGCAACATCCCCATTTTTTTAAGTTGTTGAATGTAAATTCTGAAATTTATTACCAAAATATTTCCCGCTTCGTGTCTGATATCACTTCATGTATAAGCTATAAACCAATACCTCAATATGTATCATTGATAGATGGTGATAATACTTTAGTCATAAACATGCAAAACTACGATTGTCAGAAAATGTTATTATCAGCCATCAAAAACCGAACAAAGTTTGTTTTGGAAGAATATCTGTTTCCATCAGAAAAAACGGTTACAAACAAAAATGAATACCATTCCAACCAATTTATTGCAGGTGTAAAATGGGAAAAAAACGAATTTTAAAATGAGTACCGTAAAGAGGAATTTTATTATTGGAGATGAATGGCTATACTATAAAATATATTGTGGTACTTACTCTTCAGACCAGATTTTAATCAATGCTATTCAAATAATCGTTGATAAATTATTTGAAAAAAAAATTATTGATCTGTGGTTTTTTATACGATATAAAGATCCTGATAATCATTTGAGGGTACGTTTTCACTTGCTTAATCCGGATACAATTCTTGAAGTAATACAGTTGTTTAATTTTCATTTTAATAAATTAATTACCAATAATACGGTTTATGATCTTACAACAGCCACTTATAAAAGAGAAATAGAACGATACGGCGAACATACGATTTGCGATGCTGAAAAAATGTTTTATTACCATAGCAAAAAAACAATTGAATTAATTGACAACACAACATCTGAGTGTGATGAAATTGCCAGAATTTTTAGTTCGTTGCAGATGGTCAACGATTTATTAGTAAATTTTGAAATCCCCCTGGACATTCGTCTCCAATTTACCGAAAAGATGTCTGCTCAATTTAAATTAGAGCACAACGTAAATAAGGAGAATAGTCGGAAATTTTCTCACTTGTACACAAAGTACAAAACAGATATTTCATTATTCCTCAGCGAAGAACAAGACCCGGAGTACCTGGAAGGACTTCATGAAATAACTAAAATAAAAAAAGAAGAGATTCAATTAGTAAAAAAGGTTTTAGATAAAACTTCCAAAAATAGCAGCATTAGCGCATTAGAACTAATTACTTCTCTAATTCATATGAACATTAATCGAACATTTCGTTCCAAACAGAGAGAATATGAAATGTTATGTTATGATTTTATGAACCGATATTACAAATTCATCACTTATAAAAAATGAAAAATTATACTTTAATCTTATTGTTTTTTATTCATGCGCTGATTTATTCACAAAGCGTTTTAAAGAATACAGATTCAATTAAAAAACTAAGTTTTGCAGAACTAGATGAAAAAATTGATAATTCATCTCTAAGTTTACAAGAAAAAATTGCATACACTGACATTTACTATAAAAAGGCTATAAAAACTGATAATGTTTTCAGAATTGCAGATGCAATGTATCACAAAGCCCTAATCTATCCCGGTAAATCCGTTCAGCTAAAATATGCAGATTCAATAATCTCAGTAACAAAAGATACTCCCAATGATATTTATCCAGCAAGAGGATATATGTTAAAAGCCAATTATTTTCAAATTAATCTGAATTTAAATCAAGCATTAAAAAATGTATTAATTGCAGAAAAACTATCAAAAAGCAGAAACAATTTTGAACAGAATCTAATCATTAAAAGATATATTGGATTAATAAAAATTGAGTTAGGAAGAGCCGAAGAAGCCTTACCCTTATTTATTGAAAATTTAAATTATTATAAAAATAAACCTGATAAATCATTAGATGTAATTTTCATCAAATGGGTGCTATCGGATATCTATATAAGATTAAATAAGGTTGATCTTGCCTTATCCTATGTAAATAATGAGTTAAAAACTCTTAAAGATACTAATCCGTACTATCCTTATTATATAATGTATAAAGGAATTTGTTTAAATTTAAAAGGAGACTATACTACAAGTAAATCTTATATAGAAAAAGCAATCGATTTACTAAAAAAGACTGATGATTTGCTAAATCTATCAATTTGTTATTATTATAAGGGGGAAAATATCTACAAAGGCCAGAAGGATTCAAAAAATGCAATGCTCTATTTTGAAAAAGTTGATTCTATTTTAGTGAAAACAAAGCAATACTCATGTGATATCGTGGATAATTACACCCGGCTCATTGAAATAAGCAAAAACAATGGAAATGATAAAAAACATCTGTACTATTTAAACCGCTTAATTGAAATTGACAACTATTTTAAATCAAACAATATATCACTTTCAAAAAATATAAATAAGGATTATGATATACCAAATTTACTGGTAGATAAAGAAAATTTAATAACACAAATCAGGAACGAAAAACTTTTTTTTATTGCTATATCATTAGTATTAATGCTGGGTCTTGGATTTTCTATTTTCTATGTCATAAAAGTAAGAGAAAGAAGCAAAAAATCTGAAGAACGTTTCCGTCATTTGATGGAAAAACCAATTTTAGAAAGTACAGAAAATAATGCTCAATTGATTGAAACAAATGAGAAACAAAATGAAAAAGAAAAAGCAATGGATCTACCCGTTGAAATGGTAAATGAAATACTGAAGAAGTTATCAGAATTTGAATCAAATAAGGGGTATCTGGCATCAAATTTAAAACAGACTGATCTTGCGAAGCAACTTGCTACTAATAGCAGTTATTTATCTAAAGTCATTAATTTCCATAAAAGCAAAAACTTCAGTCAATACATAAATGATATGCGCATCAACTACGCAGTAAATAAATTAAAGAAAGATAAAAAGTTTAGAAAATACACCATTAAGGCCATTTCAGAAGAAGTTGGATTCAGCAATTCAGAATCATTCTCAAAAGCATTTTATAATAATACCGGCTTGCAACCTTCTTATTTTATAAAAAAAATAGAAGAAAACGAAAAACAACAAAAATCCTAACAACTGATATACAATTAATTAAAAATAGAATTCCCTATATTTATAAATCTAGACCATTAAAAATATATTACTCTATCCTCTTACTATACATTTGCGAACACTAAGAACAATTTAATGCTTTAAACAATGAAAAAGAATCAAAAAATTGAAGAAAAAAGACTTTCTTTAGAAAAATTCAAAATCGCAGAAATTAAAAACAAAAATGTTATATTCGGAGGAAAAGCTCCAGATGATGGAGATCCACCAGCAACTTCGCCAACTGTAAGAGGCTAATAAGAGATAATTTTCTTAGTTTGCCTTTTAAAAACTAAAGATAATGTTACATTAAATGAAAAAGACAATATTAATCCAGGTAATCTTTATATTTAGTTTCTCGATTTCTGCCCTATCACAAGATTTAAATAATAATCATAACGGTAATACGCAATCGAATACTAAAAACATGGATGAGTATCAATATTTAGAAGATTTACAAAATGATTCTGTACAAAACTGGTTCAAAAATCATAACAATCACGCTAGGTATACATTGGATAATATTTCAGGCAGAAATGAATTTGTTGAAAAACTCATTGAATTTGAAAAAAGAAAAACTTTTAATGTAACATTACTAACTATTACAGAAAATAATTTTTCTTACTACTTAAAAAAAGCTGAAAGGGATCATTCCGACAAGCTTTACTTAAAAAAACCGGGCGAAGAGGAAATCTTACTTTTTGATGCGGCTACTTATAAAAAGGAGACTGGAAATACTTATACCATTTCTTACTTAAAACCATCTTGGGATGAAAGTAAAGTTGCACTTAGTTTTACTAAAAACGGAGAAGAAATCGCAGAAATTGCTTTTTTAGATGTAAAAAGCAAAACTTTACTCCCTATAATTATTTCTAATTGTTGGCCTTCGGAATTAGGCGGAATTAACTGGTTACCCGATAATAGCGGAATTATCTATGTTAACATCCCGGTAATTAACACAAAGAACCCTGATTATCTTTTAGATACAGAATCTGTTATTTATAAAATAGGAGATAATCCATCTAAACATGTTGCCATTTTCTCAAAAATAAACAACCCTGATTTAAAAATTTCGAGAGCTGATTTTCCGATAGTCAAAAAAATAAATTTAAAGGATAAGTATATCTTAGGCGCATTAACCGGAGCAGCTACCTACTTGGATTATTTCTATGCTGACATTAATGATTTAAAAAACCAGAAAATAAACTGGAAAATACTCTATAAAAAAAGTGATGGTTTATTAGATCCCATAATAATCAATGACGATTTATATTGTTTTTCTTCAAATCAGGCTTCAAATTTTAAAATTATCAGAACTAAAATATCTAATCTTAATTTTAAAAACCCTGAAGTACTTGTACCGGAAAATTTAAAAGAAACTTTAGATGACTTTGTGGTAAACAGCGATGGTCTTTTTTATACCACTAAAAAAAATGGCGTTGAAGCTAAATTGTTTTTTTTAAAAGATAAAAAAACAAAACAGATCACTTTGCCTGTAAAAGCAGGTGATATATCGCTTTCTTCAAATAATAAGTATAACAATGATTTTTCCTTGACTACAAGTGGCTGGTTAAGTCCTAAAAGAAGGTTTTCTTATAAGATTGAAACAAATGAGTTTATTGAAGACCACACAAATCCCATTGTTTTATACCCAGAATTTAACGATTTTAACGTTGAAGAGATTGAAATTACTTCACATGACGGTACTTTAGTTCCTGTTAGTATCATCTATAATAAAAAGTTAAAACATGATAAAAAAAACTATATCATGATGGATGGATACGGCTCTTATGGTATTTCTAAAAGCCCAAGATTTCAGCCCACTATTTTAACTTGGGTGATGAATGGTGGTACATATGTAATACCGCACGTAAGAGGTGGAGGAGAAAAAGGAGCTCAATGGCATGAAAGCGGATTTAAGAAAAATAAATCAAATACATGGAAAGACTTTATTGCAACCGCTGAGTATTTAATCAAAGAGAATATAACTACAAAAGATAAAATAGCTTCACTAAGTGGCAGTGCTGGTGCAATACTTGTAGGCAGAGCAATGACTGAACGCCCTGACCTATTTAAAGTAATGATTTGTTATGATGGCTATCTTAATCCTTTAAGAATTGACAAAGC
This window encodes:
- a CDS encoding lantibiotic dehydratase family protein; translated protein: MSKTEIRFSLFSSYVFRIPAFPVILYQNLTNGSTITDEQIKELAKNNTIKESLFLASPELYNEVQKWISLENYSPEKAHKIKISLLKYFIRMSTRCTPFGLFSACGSGKFGNKTQININTASSFYRKTRFDMQFVGNLANTLQAIPLVRDELLFYPNTTIYKLGNFYRYIQYTLNKSGRKYSLEALKRTEYLDLILEKSLLGISKSDLINFLLSDEITETEATFFIDELINHQILVSELEMTLTGDDFFDKLVNLNDLIGNAYKTNLVEIEKKNGPLKNSLKDSSSLNLKALSEKLQNINGHQNEPLSNYEKIVEELKENDLSFNEKHLFQTDLFIESNNFTLDVNYKKELLHAIKFLNKISSITPSKKLQNFKKDFIKRYDLEAIPLVEALDFETGIGYGSDNKNFDVTPILDELALNHKLKTENQIILDEVENIFHSKFKNAILKSQKSIELNHNDFKAIDFSNQNLSSTFSCLFEIVTENEEEWIVIQNIGGSSAANLFSRFCYGNNEINTLANEITNYESKSFDGKIVAEIVHLPEARTGNVLKRPAFRMHEIPYLSKSDLDSSQQIPITDIIIKISSNRIVLWSQEKQKEIIPKLTNAHNFSHQALPIYEFLCDMQFENTKGSLGIKTANLEKLFDFTPRVFLGKCIILKAKWIFSQEQHPHFFKLLNVNSEIYYQNISRFVSDITSCISYKPIPQYVSLIDGDNTLVINMQNYDCQKMLLSAIKNRTKFVLEEYLFPSEKTVTNKNEYHSNQFIAGVKWEKNEF
- a CDS encoding thiopeptide-type bacteriocin biosynthesis protein, whose product is MSTVKRNFIIGDEWLYYKIYCGTYSSDQILINAIQIIVDKLFEKKIIDLWFFIRYKDPDNHLRVRFHLLNPDTILEVIQLFNFHFNKLITNNTVYDLTTATYKREIERYGEHTICDAEKMFYYHSKKTIELIDNTTSECDEIARIFSSLQMVNDLLVNFEIPLDIRLQFTEKMSAQFKLEHNVNKENSRKFSHLYTKYKTDISLFLSEEQDPEYLEGLHEITKIKKEEIQLVKKVLDKTSKNSSISALELITSLIHMNINRTFRSKQREYEMLCYDFMNRYYKFITYKK
- a CDS encoding helix-turn-helix domain-containing protein → MKNYTLILLFFIHALIYSQSVLKNTDSIKKLSFAELDEKIDNSSLSLQEKIAYTDIYYKKAIKTDNVFRIADAMYHKALIYPGKSVQLKYADSIISVTKDTPNDIYPARGYMLKANYFQINLNLNQALKNVLIAEKLSKSRNNFEQNLIIKRYIGLIKIELGRAEEALPLFIENLNYYKNKPDKSLDVIFIKWVLSDIYIRLNKVDLALSYVNNELKTLKDTNPYYPYYIMYKGICLNLKGDYTTSKSYIEKAIDLLKKTDDLLNLSICYYYKGENIYKGQKDSKNAMLYFEKVDSILVKTKQYSCDIVDNYTRLIEISKNNGNDKKHLYYLNRLIEIDNYFKSNNISLSKNINKDYDIPNLLVDKENLITQIRNEKLFFIAISLVLMLGLGFSIFYVIKVRERSKKSEERFRHLMEKPILESTENNAQLIETNEKQNEKEKAMDLPVEMVNEILKKLSEFESNKGYLASNLKQTDLAKQLATNSSYLSKVINFHKSKNFSQYINDMRINYAVNKLKKDKKFRKYTIKAISEEVGFSNSESFSKAFYNNTGLQPSYFIKKIEENEKQQKS
- a CDS encoding prolyl oligopeptidase family serine peptidase, which translates into the protein MKKTILIQVIFIFSFSISALSQDLNNNHNGNTQSNTKNMDEYQYLEDLQNDSVQNWFKNHNNHARYTLDNISGRNEFVEKLIEFEKRKTFNVTLLTITENNFSYYLKKAERDHSDKLYLKKPGEEEILLFDAATYKKETGNTYTISYLKPSWDESKVALSFTKNGEEIAEIAFLDVKSKTLLPIIISNCWPSELGGINWLPDNSGIIYVNIPVINTKNPDYLLDTESVIYKIGDNPSKHVAIFSKINNPDLKISRADFPIVKKINLKDKYILGALTGAATYLDYFYADINDLKNQKINWKILYKKSDGLLDPIIINDDLYCFSSNQASNFKIIRTKISNLNFKNPEVLVPENLKETLDDFVVNSDGLFYTTKKNGVEAKLFFLKDKKTKQITLPVKAGDISLSSNNKYNNDFSLTTSGWLSPKRRFSYKIETNEFIEDHTNPIVLYPEFNDFNVEEIEITSHDGTLVPVSIIYNKKLKHDKKNYIMMDGYGSYGISKSPRFQPTILTWVMNGGTYVIPHVRGGGEKGAQWHESGFKKNKSNTWKDFIATAEYLIKENITTKDKIASLSGSAGAILVGRAMTERPDLFKVMICYDGYLNPLRIDKAPNGPNNMKELGDPSIEEELGLLAQIDSFNHLQKGVNYPACLISVGMNDARVAPWMSAKFVAKLQATTSSKNELLFVVNYDAGHGINSSNLQLYNDYADEFAFAFWQMGHPKFKLLQKK